Proteins found in one Fodinibius saliphilus genomic segment:
- a CDS encoding KTSC domain-containing protein, translating into MKRNKSMEYFQNFESSNIYKIGYESSSSTLEVEFQNRRVYQYFDVPEHIWEQFKTAESKGQFLHYNIKGNYRYSRV; encoded by the coding sequence ATGAAGAGGAATAAATCAATGGAATATTTTCAAAATTTTGAATCATCTAATATTTATAAGATAGGCTATGAATCATCTAGTTCAACCTTAGAAGTAGAATTCCAAAATAGAAGGGTATATCAATACTTTGATGTTCCAGAACATATCTGGGAACAATTTAAGACTGCAGAGTCAAAAGGGCAGTTCTTGCATTACAACATAAAAGGAAATTATCGTTATTCGCGGGTATAG